From Leishmania infantum JPCM5 genome chromosome 15, a single genomic window includes:
- a CDS encoding putative protein kinase: protein MNFLGGSLRSGGGHRRDKGFSAKNKVQQYHGDGSESIILVGRPFRVLQKISDVPPPYMVGRQRSTKYGEGGSSYVYLVENTNHLPEFPRHLALKRSFFGVDQVTEAHKEVDIVSHIEDKNIVRVYHSEISRSEGRLGVSIAMEYCSNNLYRRIRSSAGTGPGTRLTEAEICHVMFAVTSAVGYLHAQQPPITHRDIRPENILINNKHAGPTAYKLTNFGNATTEAYQCETREEANMAIADIQMHTNPAFRAPEMADPWSKKRICEKTDMWAMGVLLYYMMYLCLPFDPSTTIGKENWVVTFPSQAMTSYTTSLRVMAEHLLDPDPCSRWDVFALTNYMRFDEDCSRHLGTFCFTKTEWPEGWEEQDVKVLGRAPPPKAPPVSYNEPGHEQLDSRGLSGQERVYGHVNRHQPPDDRGNGRDNAVVDSDAVQEAMIVLGGDPADDDPAVAECRHQIIMEQQEAWRRAKAAAGLRDSPPMEPQESSAAPAPTRANNGAERDVFDDLFASASPTVFPTSQAPPVMSPSAPPATHQPPEKDAFSASDLFSTSAPQLHPSYPMMSTYGQAPQQMAMGGWGSGAPVMGGGGYPMQQPQNQQQASWGYGVSNANNYAPPPPPPQQQQQPFTNFLAPVPGQQPSQQPETSQPPTARATAKRDPFADLFN, encoded by the coding sequence ATGAACTTCCTCGGCGGCTCTCttcgcagcggtggcggccaccGCAGGGACAAAGGATTCTCTGCCAAGAACAAGGTGCAGCAGTaccacggcgacggcagcgagtcGATTATCCTCGTGGGCCGCCCGTTTCGCGTCCTGCAGAAGATCAGCgacgtgccgccgccctACATGGTAGGCCGTCAGCGCTCCACGAAAtacggcgagggcggcagctCGTACGTGTACCTGGTGGAGAACACGAACCACCTGCCCGAGTTCCCGCGGCATCTGGCCCTGAAGCGATCATTCTTCGGGGTGGACCAGGTCACGGAGGCGCACAAGGAGGTCGATATCGTCTCTCACATAGAGGACAAGAATattgtgcgcgtgtaccACAGCGAAATCTCGCGCAGTGAGGGACGCCTCGGCGTCAGCATCGCGATGGAATACTGCTCCAACAACCTTTAccgccgcatccgcagcagcgccggcaccggccCCGGAACCCGGCTGACCGAGGCCGAGATTTGCCATGTCATGTTCGCTGTGACGAGCGCTGTCGGGTacctgcacgcgcagcagccgcccaTCACGCACCGCGACATCCGCCCCGAGAACATCCTCATCAACAACAAGCACGCCGGCCCCACCGCGTACAAGCTGACAAACTTCGGCAACGCCACCACGGAGGCGTACCAGTGCGAAACccgcgaggaggcgaacaTGGCGATTGCAGATATTCAGATGCACACAAACCCAGCCTTCCGCGCGCCGGAGATGGCGGACCCGTGGAGCAAGAAGCGCATCTGCGAGAAGACAGACATGTGGGCAATGGGCGTGCTGCTCTACTACATGATGTACCTGTGTCTCCCCTTCGACCCAAGCACCACCATTGGCAAGGAGAACTGGGTTGTCACTTTCCCCTCGCAAGCGATGACTTCCTACACAACGTCGCTGCGGGTCATGGCCGAGCACCTGCTGGACCCCGACCCGTGCTCCCGCTGGGATGTCTTCGCGCTAACCAACTACATGCGCTTCGACGAGGACTGCAGCCGTCACCTCGGCACCTTCTGCTTCACCAAGACCGAGTGGCCGGAAGGGTGGGAGGAGCAGGACGTGAAGGTTCTGGGGCGCGCCCCACCGCCGAAGGCACCGCCAGTCTCGTACAACGAGCCCGGGCACGAGCAACTGGACAGCCGCGGCCTCAGCGGCCAAGAACGCGTCTACGGCCACGTCAACAGACATCAACCCCCCGATGACCGCGGAAACGGCAGAGATAACGCTGTCGTCGACAGCGATGCGGTGCAGGAAGCAATGATAgtcctcggcggcgaccCAGCGGACGACGACCCCGCGGTGGCGGAGTGCCGTCATCAGATCATCATGGAGCAGCAGGAAGCGTGGAGGCgcgccaaggcggcggccggtCTCCGAGACTCCCCGCCAATGGAGCCTCaggagagcagcgcggcgccggcacccaCCAGGGCGAACAACGGGGCCGAGAGGGACGTCTTTGACGACCTCTTTGCCAGTGCGTCGCCGACAGTGTTCCCAACTTCTCAGGCCCCGCCTGTCATGAGTCCCTCAGCTCCGCCCGCGACTCATCAGCCGCCGGAGAAGGACGCATTCAGCGCCAGTGATCTCTTCAGTACTTCGGCGCCGCAGCTACACCCGTCGTACCCAATGATGAGCACCTATGGCCAAGCGCCACAGCAGATGGCGATGGGCGGCTGGGGTAGTGGAGCGCCTGTGATGGGGGGTGGCGGGTACCCAATGCAACAGCCTCAGAACCAGCAGCAGGCCTCGTGGGGATACGGCGTTAGCAACGCGAACAACtacgctcctcctcctcctcctccgcagcagcagcagcagccattCACGAACTTTCTGGCCCCTGTGCCGGGCCAGCAGCCGAGCCAGCAGCCGGAAACAAGCCAGCCACCCACGGCCCGGGCGACAGCCAAGAGGGACCCCTTCGCCGATCTCTTCAACTAA